AGTATCAATAACTGAGCAACTTGCGCATTTTGTAGCTAGTCCTTTTTATCTCAGCACAATCCAGGGGGCGGCCCCAGTTCACTTCAAGGGTATTCagttgaatacccattatttttgccaaaaaattTTGTATATACAGTGCATACTGTGTATATGTATTCAAGAAACAACAAAATACACAAATAGCATCCGTTTCAAGCAATTCAGCCCAAAACAAGAGTagcctcccccctctctctccccgcccCTGGCCCAGTGGTGTAGTGGCCCAATCTCAACACAGGCCATAGCCTAATTCTCCATCTGTTCTGATACGCCCCGCTGCTCACCCATCCATTCATCTTCGGCTGCTCCCCCTGTTCCTTGTTCCAAATCCTAGGTAGTCGCCAGCATGCCGGTGGGGCAGGTAGGCGGAAGGAGGCAGGACAGTGGGTGCAGAGGCTGGAGGGAGGCTTTCGCAGGTGCCATGCGAAGCCGCAGAGGGATTTGCACTTGTGCATGTATTATTGGGTCCATGAGAGCTTAAACCAAATCCAACACTGTTGGGGTTGCCACCGGGTACTTACATGGGGTTGGCCTTCGACCGCAGCATCACtaggtttcattttttttcttgagattTATAATGTGAACTTGCATTGAAATTCATTCATGACAATATACGAAAATGGGGCCTAGGCTTGTATCAGCTGTCCTGCCTGCAGTGTATTGGAGAAAAAAACGAACTAAATTCAGGAGAAGAAAGCAAGCGAGTTCATGAATTACACAAAATAAAAGTAGCTCATAATACTCAAACAACATAGAAAACATAAAAACTACTCTAGCTCGGGCCCTCGGCAGGCCAACTTGCGCAACAGATGGCAACGAGTGTAAACCCGCTGGGTTTTGCTATCCCAAACTTATACCCGCGAACATAAGACCCACCCGTTAAAAAACCCATGACCCGTGATGGGTTCAATATTTTGCCCAAACCCATACCCGTCGGGTTAACGGGCACCTACGGGTCGCCCGTGCCCGTTAACAGCAATCACAATGGTATAGTTCAATATCCTTCAAGCACTAAAGCTACATGTTCACTGTTCAGCACCTCAGCTCATGGATGAGCATGATCAAACCCCAAGGTCACTAGACAATGCCTAAATAGCAATACATTAAAACGACAAGTCTAACAGCCATCCAAACCAACTCCAGCGGCAGTATTAAAAGTTCATTAATCATTACAAGTTCATAATCCACAAATCAATCACAATAAAGCCAAAAGGAGGGGCATCATTCAACAATTGTTCCTTAACGCGTCGCTTATTGGCAGCAGAAACTTCAGCCCTCAATTTGTCCACGCCCACGTGTGCACACGCTGCTTCAGATCAGAGGACCCAACGATGAtagcagcttgcaaggctccGGCACAGGCAGAGGAAGAGCCAGTTTAGCagggcttcggcttcggctcctACCGCGGCTTCTGCCGGAGCCCTACCCCGagagagcggcggcgacggcgggttGGAAAGAGGAGCAATGTCTGGAGAGCGGATGGAGGCAGTGCGGCGTCGATGAAGCAGAACCGAAGCGgtgttgccccccccccccccaccccaccccaccccgtTCCATCCATGGCTGGTGCAAGCATGGTCCGATGACCTGACCACAGCCGGCAGCAACATGTCCCTTCACGTCTGGGTGGGTGGTAGCAACAACggagcagcagtagcagctcCCGTGTgggggcagcggtggagcgTAGGGTAGCAACAGTAGCGCACGGCGAGAGAGTGGCGGTGGGGAACAGAGCGGGTAGTGGCGTGCCTGGACTGGCTGCGTGAAGAAAGGATAAGGGAAGAAGAACAGATaataagaaaggaaaaggagggaAAAAAGAAACGGATAAGGaagggaaaaggaggaggaaaaaagagagagaaaagaaggaggaaaaaagaagggagaaaaaagataaaaggaaaagaaaaataattattggttAATCTACAACTATACTCAttaattatatttatttatgaaATCATATTACAATTTGAGTAAAAATATAAATTCATTTGTAGCACCAAATCAGACAATCAGGGTATATTGGACATTTGAGATTTCCATGCATTCATGAAAATATAGGAGAAACCGTTTtgccaaatattttttaaaacagcttcagctccaccagagaagctactccaccaaaaaagcctgagccggagccgttttagaAGGAGCCGAAGCCTTGCCAAACAAGCCCAAAGTAGAAGGGATGGTGGCGCGACGAAGGGCTGTAGGCAGGCGATGGCGAGGGGACTGGGGAGTGGAGTCTGGGAGTAGGCAGCGACGGCATGGTGGCGTAGGGCCTCGAGGGATGCCGACCGCGCGGCATTTGCAGCGGCGTGCATGATAGTGCGAGAACCAGATGTGGCGCCCCCTTGCAGCTGGGTGAGCTGGGTGGGGATGTGGGAATGGATTAGTTTAGGGTTTCAGGGAGTGGTTGCCATCTTATATTCATAACTTATATATTGGGCCAGTTAAGTTTGGCTGAGATATGGGGTACGGGTAGCTTTGCTTGTTGGACCAGTTTTAATAAACCTATGGGTTTATGGGTTCAGGTTCAGCTTTCCTAAACCCACACCTCAAAACCGATGGGTCTGAAATTTGATCAATTAACAAACCCATGAGTACAAAAATTGACCCACGCCCCTGCTCTAATGGGGTAAAAACCCATCGAGTTTCGGGCACCCATTGCTATCCCTTGTTCCACTTGAGAGGCTGTCATATGTCAGTCCTCAAAAATTCACCTATTCCTTGTCTTCCACGTAATCCATGCTATATACATGAGCAGTCCGTCTTTACGTGCCTAGTTTCTTTGTGTATTTGTGTCAGTGATCTCTTCCACCAATCCTATGTCCCGGCATAGACCGGGGTCCTACGATACAAAACTCTAAAGTAAGGCCTACTAGGCTATTGTAATACAACAATAAAATAACGGATATGGTATAATTTATTATATAGCCACGGAATACATAAAAAATTATATCTATTTAATCTTGATTGCATAGCCTTTACTTGAACAACATCATTCTTTTCGTGTTCTTTGAAATAAAATCTTCAATGGTAAACCCATAATTTTCATGTTCCTTGAGATTGAGTTAAATAATTTGTTCTTTGGTGTTTCTATGCTTTTGAGAACCGACCGATTTGCGGAATACATAGCTTGGATCTTGAGGCACTGGACGTCAGATCAATTGATGCACTTATATACAAAAGATGAAAGGGATAAAAATAAGGGTGATACGCAACACAACAAATGATGATAAGTCCATATGAAGTATTTACTAGCATCGATCGATTCATCAATTGAATTATATGAAATACCTTGTGAGTTGTGATTCGTACTGCGGGCACGTACAGGCATCCAGGGCTCAGGCAAGCCGCAGGCGTCCTTGAAGGAGCCGATAGGGACAGCGCTGCAGAGCCGTGGATGCGGCCTCGCCCACGGCAAGTCCAACGGCCGGTCCCAAACGGCACGCCGGCGCGCCCCCTGCGGGCTGCCGCTGGACGTACGGATGACGGCCCCAGACCCTAGTCGAGCGATCGAGGCAGACGTCGTCGCGGCTGCGTGAAAAAGAAACGAGGAACGCATTGCGTGTTTGCGTTCACTGCAACACTGAGCCAAGGAGCGAGACGATATGGCCTTGGAGTAACATTTGGGCAATTGGTGAATGCGTTTACCGCAACGAGGAATAACATTGGGCCTGCTAGTTATCGTCCCTCCCTTCGGCCTTCTTGCTTCTTGGTTGGAGTGCAAATCAACCAGGAATAACTTTTGGGCCAAAGATTGATAGGCTTCATGGGCTGCTGCGATATAATTTTGGGGCCCCTGGACATTGGGGGCCCTGTTCACCTGTTCAGCCAAACAGGCTGCATGTCAATGGGGCAGGCTCTGTTTCCGGCCCATACACTAATCCTGTGCCAGAGACCTCTGTCTACCTGCTCGTCCTCGAAACTTGAGGGCACCTGGGCCGACTCGGGCTTCATGACGGGCCACAATCGTTATAAACTGATTCTCTACCCAGCCAGGGTGCTGAAATCACATCACACACGGTAGGAGCGAAGTCGAGCAATCAATCACGTGCATGCAACCGGCAGCCGACCGACGCTTCGACTTGACCAACAACCAGCAGCACAGGCGATTTCCTCAGCAGAAGAGCCGGGGATTGTTTTCTAATCACTGTACAAGGTCTTACGCAGACGATTCGGAGAGGGGCACCAGACCACTCGAGGGCAGGAGAACTCCTTCAGATGGTCTCCAACTTCAATAATTGTGTAATTAAGTATATGAAACATGAATAGCATGTACAAAAGTTTAGACAGTTGCTATCTATTTGATTTGCCATGGTATACATAGATAGTAAAAAAATAGGTGAGCTGCCTATTTATCTATCTGCAAGCTATTTAATTCATTCATACACATGCTATACATTTGATCACATTTGATCTTTCAGCTATTTTGGTGCTAGACTGAGAGAATGCATGCTATATTAAATTAAGTAACATAAGTagtttaaaaatataaatataataaatatttatatcGTACTCCAAATATATGATATGATTTAGTAAAGTTACTTTACCATTCCAAATACGTAAGCTGTTTGAGATAATACAATCCTATTAAAAGGACTGTAGTGTAATTTTTAATCTTTTTCATGTCCTTCTAGCCCTGATCCAAAGAACTCAATGATTTCTATCTCCTGAACTACCGTGacccgacttttttgttttttagccctttttacgaaagattctcacaaataggtccctggcggaaccaattccaaaaatggacccttagcttggcgccatccaccctggcgccaagctataacgtctcggcgccagccatcctggcgccaaggtctatacatagctgctcacgcggatgccgacgtggcgggggcttggcgtcatccatgatggcgccaagccttggcgccatggatcttggcgccaagcttggcgccgtagatcttgaCGCCGAGCTATCTACCCCGTACTTCTACGCGTTTCGAactaaacaagtataattattcctaagagtatgcaacaaactaagctgtggttcaactggttaggaggtGGACTTCTTATCCTGAAGAATTGAGTTTGAATCCCACTATTGAAccattttttctacattttatttttttctctgttCTACAGGTAAACATGCACCAGTTCAACACTGGAGTCAAGCTCGGCGCCAGCGTCCNNNNNNNNNNNNNNNNNNNNNNNNNNNNNNNNNNNNNNNNNNNNNNNNNNNNNNNNNNNNNNNNNNNNNNNNNNNNNNNNNNNNNNNNNNNNNNNNNNNNNNNNNNNNNNNNNNNNNNNNNNNNNNNNNNNNNNNNNNNNNNNNNNNNNNNNNNNNNNNNNNNNNNNNNNNNNNNNNNNNNNNNNNNNNNNNNNNNNNNNNNNNNNNNNNNNNNNNNNNNNNNNNNNNNNNNNNNNNNNNNNNNNNNNNNNNNNNNNNNNNNNNNNNNNNNNNNNNNNNNNNNNNNNNNNNNNNNNNNNNNNNNNNNNNNNNNNNNNNNNNNNNNNNNNNNNNNNNNNNNNNNNNNNNNNNNNNNNNNNNNNNNNNNNNNNNNNNNNNNNNNNNNNNNNNNNNNNNNNNNNNNNNNNNNNNNNNNNNNNNNNNNNNNNNNNNNNNNNNNNNNNNNNNNNNNNNNNNNNNNNNNNNNNNNNNNNNNNNNNNNNNNNNNNNNNNNNNNNNNNNNNNNNNNNNNNNNNNNNNNNNNNNNNNNNNNNNNNNNNNNNNNNNNNNNNNNNNNNNNNNNNNNNNNNNNNNNNNNNNNNNNNNNNNNNNNNNNNNNNNNNNNNNNNNNNNNNNNNNNNNNNNNNNNNNNNNNNNNNNNNNNNNNNNNNNNNNNNNNNNNNNNNNNNNNNNNNNNNNNNNNNNNNNNNNNNNNNNNNNNNNNNNNNNNNNNNNNNNNNNNNNNNNNNNNNNNNNNNNNNNNNNNNNNNNNNNNNNNNNNNNNNNNNNNNNNNNNNNNNNNNNNNNNNNNNNNNNNNNNNNNNNNNNNNNNNNNNNNNNNNNNNNNNNNNNNNNNNNNNNNNNNNNNNNNNNNNNNNNNNNNNNNNNNNNNNNNNNNNNNNNNNNNNNNNNNNNNNNNNNNNNNNNNNNNNNNNNNNNNNNNNNNNNNNNNNNNNNNNNNNNNNNNNNNNNNNNNNNNNNNNNNNNNNNNNNNNNNNNNNNNNNNNNNNNNNNNNNNNNNNNNNNNNNNNNNNNNNNNNNNNNNNNNNNNNNNNNNNNNNNNNNNNNNNNNNNNNNNNNNNNNNNNNNNNNNNNNNNNNNNNNNNNNNNNNNNNNNNNNNNNNNNNNNNNNNNNNNNNNNNNNNNNNNNNNNNNNNNNNNNNNNNNNNNNNNNNNNNNNNNNNNNNNNNNNNNNNNNNNNNNNNNNNNNNNNNNNNNNNNNNNNNNNNNNNNNNNNNNNNNNNNNNNNNNNNNNNNNNNNNNNNNNNNNNNNNNNNNNNNNNNNNNNNNNNNNNNNNNNNNNNNNNNNNNNNNNNNNNNNNNNNNNNNNNNNNNNNNNNNNNNNNNNNNNNNNNNNNNNNNNNNNNNNNNNNNNNNNNNNNNNNNNNNNNNNNNNNNNNNNNNNNNNNNNNNNNNNNNNNNNNNNNNNNNNNNNNNNNNNNNNNNNNNNNNNNNNNNNNNNNNNNNNNNNNNNNNNNNNNNNNNNNNNNNNNNNNNNNNNNNNNNNNNNNNNNNNNNNNNNNNNNNNNNNNNNNNNNNNNNNNNNNNNNNNNNNNNNNNNNNNNNNNNNNNNNNNNNNNNNNNNNNNNNNNNNNNNNNNNNNNNNNNNNNNNNNNNNNNNNNNNNNNNNNNNNNNNNNNNNNNNNNNNNNNNNNNNNNNNNNNNNNNNNNNNNNNNNNNNNNNNNNNNNNNNNNNNNNNNNNNNNNNNNNNNNNNNNNNNNNNNNNNNNNNNNNNNNNNNNNNNNNNNNNNNNNNNNNNNNNNNNNNNNNNNNNNNNNNNNNNNNNNNNNNNNNNNNNNNNNNNNNNNNNNNNNNNNNNNNNNNNNNNNNNNNNNNNNNNNNNNNNNNNNNNNNNNNNNNNNNNNNNNNNNNNNNNNNNNNNNNNNNNNNNNNNNNNNNNNNNNNNNNNNNNNNNNNNNNNNNNNNNNNNNNNNNNNNNNNNNNNNNNNNNNNNNNNNNNNNNNNNNNNNNNNNNNNNNNNNNNNNNNNNNNNNNNNNNNNNNNNNNNNNNNNNNNNNNNNNNNNNNNNNNNNNNCAACCGGGGGCCCCCCCGGGGGGTTTTCCCCCTTTttccccccccccaccccccaggggggttttttttttttgtcagtacaacccccccccccctccttccCCCCAAGGGCATTTGGGGGGCTTGCAAAAAAAAGGGGGAAGGCCAAAGGGATTGGGTTTTAtttcctccccccccccccccccccccccccccgaaacACGAGCAATGTTACACAAAGTGCTCGCACGTCCGATCTGGTATGAAAATTTGAAAATAGGTGCCAAAACTTGTTTCACTCTGAATTGTTGGTGAACATGCAACTATTTTGCCATTTTATCAGATGAATAAAGTTAGCCGAATGCCATTCCCTAGgtccttggaattgaattccattctaataatttagacatgaattaattaagctaatatagttgaatgtggaatatatttgtatattattgttggccataTAAGAGGTATTTATGTGCTACACTTCTactatagggaagcgagtcgAACAACGTGATGTAAGTTGCATATTAAAATATAGCACGagaatctatagaatcaattttcaTCTTTCACCTTCCATAAATTTAAGATAGACTTGTATCTAAATTTGGAAAGTTGTAAAATGCCACATTTCAAGACAAATAGCATACTAGCATACTGTAGATTCCAAATCTTTTAAAAATGAAGGGATCCGGGAcctttaaagaaaaaaaaggaaaacgagCTGGCTCGTTGGGACGTCGCATCACATCTTGCAAGAACCCACCGTTCCATTCCTCGCCCCGGCTGTCCTGCACTGCACATATCCTGGCATGCTTGCCCCTGCCACTCTGCAGGCGACCGACACTTCGCCCAACGACCGCAAAGATCAGTGGCGCGGTGCCACGTTGCTTTCGTTGATTGGGATTTGCACGGAAATGTTTGCATGATTGGGTGCACGGAAATGTTCGCCACTTTATTATTCACTTCTTTTCCGCGTAATAtactataaaataaaataaaaaatgcgCCGCAGACGCAGCAACATGTGTGGCAGCACGAGGCGCTGGCATACAAAATCCCCTGCTTCACCACCCAGCAATTCCCAAGGACAGCTGAGACACAGCACACAAGAAAACAAACTCCCCTGCAGCTCTCCACCGACAGCGCTCGGGCCCGATCGAGCTCAGCTTGCTTGCTTGCGTGCTCGAGAGATCCATGGCGCGGCTACCGCGACCCTcggcggccgccgtggccgtgaTGGCCACCGCGGTCGTCCTGCTCGCcagcgcgccggccgcgcgggccgactcgccggcggcgggcgacgcgcCGGAGTACCGGAACCACACCGTGGGCGGCGCCGACGGCTGGTTCTTCGACGCCAAGGCCAACGCCACCTCCGGGAACTACTCCGGTTGGGCCAACGGCGAGACCTTCTACCTCGGCGACTACCTTAGTACGTCTTTTCTTGCTTGGCTCCTCTCCCCATCATTTCCCTTTCAATTTAGTACTCCCACCTTGCTTGTCTGCACAAGTGCTTTCAGTTTTCAGCGAGTGACCCAGTATACTTCCACTATTGAAAAAAGCTGAAACCTGCAATGTACCATGACTCCATGAGAAAAGGAAGCTGATCAAGTAGCATTCTAGGTTCAAGAAAAGGTTCATCACTTCATCGTGATGCCTTAATTCGGTATTCCAAGTAAATGTGATGCTGGAAAACTTGAACTGTATAAATTTGTCTTCAGAAAGGCGGAGTTTGAATTCAAACTGGTAGAAGTTTAGTTTGAGAATGGTGAATGATGTTGTCCTTAACACAGCAGTAGGTCAAATTAGAATCTGGCAATCCTGAATCCACTGCCGGACTTGTAATAAACGATCCATTTAGTATTATGAACAGCTAAACAACTAGGAAATTTGAATTCAGATCCAGATCTGAGCACCAGCCCGGTCAAAATCGAGAAGCTGTCATGCCACGTGCGCCAAGCACCTCCCCAAATGGGAATCCACTGCTGCACGTGCTGATCCATCAAATGAaaggttgtttttttttttttgtaagtcATCTACTTGAAAGCTCAAACTATATTACCACAAAGTGATTTCTCTGATTGAAAACAGCTAAGAAAAATCATATATGCCATTTTTCTAGAACAGAGGATCCTGGCCCCGTATAAGTAGCACATTGCTGGGTGAATTCGACATATTTGAATTTGATGAATACCGCACAAACATTGTATTGACTAAATTAAGTAATTCAACCAAAAGCTGACCGTTCTTTTTGCCCATGATTTCGCCATTACCAGTATTCAAGACGAACGACAACTCGTCGGTGGTGCAGACCACTAACGCCACCACCTACGACCTCTGCGACCCCAGCGACGACCCGGAAACCTTAatctacggcggcggcggcggcgggggcggcggcctcGAGCAGAACAACACCATCCCGGTCGCTCTCGTTCTCGAGGGCACCAACTActtcttctccgacgccgacgGCGGCTCCCAGTGCCAGCAGGGGATGCGCTTCGAGATCAAGGTCCAGCACGGCCAGGGCCTGCCGCCGTCGCTGAAGAGCCCGCCCCCGGCACCCAAGGAGCGGGTCCtcgcgccgcctccggccgggACGGCCTTCTCGGGCACCGGCGGGGTCGAGCCTGGGGACGGCGCTGGGGACAACGGCGGCGCCGGAAGGAGCGGCGCgagcagagcggcggcggccggcggccggttcTTGGGGGCGGCTGTCGGTGTGGCTCTGGCGATTCTGGTTGCTGCGTGAGTTGAGTTGGTGGGGTCGTGATGTCAGAGTAGGAGTTCTGCCATTGGTTGTTTGGATTTATTATGTATTTAATTTTCTTTATGACCTGATtttggccctgtttgtatacgcttttctggaactcgcttatctggcaagcaggcttatcagataagcctgctgtctggagaatccgctgtctgaataagctggGTGtatggcaatcctgattattttgtgtcgattgtctgtcctgactggtaaattgacctgaatgccctcgaggctgataatagctcatttttattgtgaatatgAGGAGAAGATAATAATTCTAATATCTTTGAAgcttgttaaatagaaattacattactATAATTAAGTGATGAGCAAACTCTGCGTGAAGCAAATCCTAAAAGCATTAAGTGGTCAGGTTACCTAAACAATGTAACTATTTTTCACTGAGAATAAGCTCTTCAGTCTTCCTCCAAACATGCCAAATTATTCACACATATAGCACTAGTACTTGACGAAATTTTAGGAAAAAGTTCATCTCCATCACAAATTCCTCTCTAACCGGCGGCATAGGTAGAGGCACCACCTTCTCAACCGGCGGAGGCAGGGAGgaagggcaggggcggcgggcggcgagggccaAGCCAAGGGGCGGCGACGGATGCAGGAAGGCGGAGGCggaaggagccggcgccggtcggagggtggcgggcggcgggggccaagccTAGAGGTGGCGATGGAGGcagggaggtggaggcggacggAGCCGGCGCCGGTCAAAGGGCGGTGGGGGCCAAGCCCATTGGGCGGCGATGGAGGCAGGGAGGCGGANNNNNNNNNNNNNNNNNNNNNNNNNNNNNNNNNNNNNNNNNNNNNNNNNNNNNNNNNNNNNNNNNNNNNNNNNNNNNNNNNNNNNNNNNNNNNNNNNNNNNNNNNNNNNNNNNNNNNNNNNNNNNNNNNNNNNNNNNNNNNNNNNNNNNNNNNNNNNNNNNNNNNNNNNNNNNNNNNNNNNNNNNNNNNNNNNNNNNNNNNNNNNNNNNNNNNNNNNNNNNNNNNNNNNNNNNNNNNNNNNNNNNNNNNNNNNNNNNNNNNNNNNNNNNNNNNNNNNNNNNNNNNNNNNNNNNNNNNNNNNNNNNNNNNNNNNNNNNNNNNNNNNNNNNNNNNNNNNNNNNNNNNNNNNNNNNNNNNNNNNNNNNNNNNNNNNNNNNNNNNNNNNNNNNNNNNNNNNNNNNNNNNNNNNNNNNNNNNNNNNNNNNNNNNNNNNNNNNNNNNNNNNNNNNNNNNNNNNTGATAAGCGTCTCCCCGAGCTGCTTACCAGAAAATCGGAGATCCAGTTGTTTTGTGGATTCTGGGCTAAGCCGCTTGTGTGCTAAGCGGAAAATAAGCGAGGCGTTTGGGTGGGATTTTCGCTTATTTTCGCCCAtgagccgcttataagcggatacaaacagggcctttgGTGGTCGATAAATTGATCATTGGTTACtagtattattattattattttctcTTTGAGTAAAATGCCCCCATCATCCTAATTATTAAAATGGCCATTGGGTATGATCACCTTATAGTTGAAACCCGAACGTTGATCCTTCGACTCTTTGGGACGGTAAATAAGTTTACAATTTTAGTTCTACCTTTTGAAATGCATAATCTTTAAAGGGTTTGCAATGCTACAGGTGTCATATTGGTGCAAAAACTTTTCAGGGCATTGGATGGAATTGAGTCTTCATCGTGTTAAAGTAACATGCGTGAAATGGAAGTATATATGGCATGAAGCATCTGGCATTCTTTTCGATACAAGAAGGTATATTTCCGGTTAAAATGGAATCATGCTCTAGCAAGAATCTAGTTAAGTGGCAGCAATGAAGACGGTGGTGCACTACCGGAGCTTGCACGAAATTCCTTTTTTTGACACGGAACATAACTCAATTTATTTCTTGGTCTAAAAAGTTTCCCTCCCTAATGTATATGATATAAAGTTCTAATTttcattccttatttgataTTTTCATCACTTCTATCAGTTAAGTCGGGCGAAACGGTTtccaaatcacctccaaaaattgtgaaacttTTTGTGTTGATTAAAAAATGAAGATGAAatcatttttcttaaaaaacacACATGTACCTCTATAGTTTTAAAATTAAATTCACCGGATTAGGCTTCTTTTAAAATGTATTTAAATTTTATGGCACGAAAACACTAGATAATTATAGGAAAATTATTAATATTCATCACATTAATGCAAAAACATATTAATTATTTCCAAGCATAAGTTACATAGAGGACTATGAGGAATGGAAAATTTGGAAAATTTTAGAAGAACCTCATAATTGTCTTTTTAACTTATGgtgaaaaataattttaaaaattactATATTCGAGGTAAAGAATATTAGTTGCTTTTGCATAATTTTTTGAAGTATTTTGGTGctataaaaattcaaatatgcaTCGAAATTAGCCAGGCATGGGtaatttaaattttaaaattGCAAAGGTACATATTCATTGTAAGAAAAATGGTTTCATCTCAATTGTTATGTGACCAAAAAGGTTTATGAGATTCTTAGGTGATTTCGTGGTTGTTTCGTTCGACTTAACTGACTGAAGTGACGAAAATGTCAAAAAAGGAATGACTCGGTGTCATATAAGCTATAGAAAGTTTTTCAGTATTGAAAGTAATTGAGTCATCTTTTAGTGCCAAATAAAAATTTTTCTCTCCAAACATAGAGGAGAAGACGTCTCAAGTTAGTTGCAGCGGCAGTCAAGGGTGGCAGCTAGGTTGGCGAGGGTGCTACTTGAATAAGGTGGCATGGTAGCGAAGGACCATTTTTAGTTGAGAAGATGAGGTTGAGGGAATGTGCGGCAAAGGAAAAATATAG
This sequence is a window from Setaria italica strain Yugu1 chromosome III, Setaria_italica_v2.0, whole genome shotgun sequence. Protein-coding genes within it:
- the LOC101777004 gene encoding uclacyanin-2-like, whose amino-acid sequence is MARLPRPSAAAVAVMATAVVLLASAPAARADSPAAGDAPEYRNHTVGGADGWFFDAKANATSGNYSGWANGETFYLGDYLIFKTNDNSSVVQTTNATTYDLCDPSDDPETLIYGGGGGGGGGLEQNNTIPVALVLEGTNYFFSDADGGSQCQQGMRFEIKVQHGQGLPPSLKSPPPAPKERVLAPPPAGTAFSGTGGVEPGDGAGDNGGAGRSGASRAAAAGGRFLGAAVGVALAILVAA